One region of uncultured Sulfurimonas sp. genomic DNA includes:
- a CDS encoding inorganic phosphate transporter, whose protein sequence is MEIQTIKKLEKEALKKSGTDFTRLGFALFFMIGVLTFSFLSNGGISNNMFLAVAALIGAYMAMNIGANDVANNVGPAVGSKALTLTTAIIIAAVFEASGALIAGGEVVKTIKKGIIDISAFGGNADPFIWAMMAALLAAALWLNFATMMRAPVSTTHSIVGGVMGAGIAAAGFSIVSWTTMAKIAASWVISPVLGGIIAAAFLFAIKKSIVFKDDKVKAAKQYVPIFVSIMSWAFVTYITLKGLTKVWPQVVEILNILPFVSIEMSEHPAFSTAFTLGLVAAVLVYFLVKSKVSSNTTTLENTKDSVNTLFTIPLIFAAALLSFAHGANDVANAIGPLAAINDAVVNGGISSSSSIPLWVMSVGALGIALGLALYGPKLIKTVGSEITELDQIRAFSIAMAASITVIIASQLGLPVSSTHIAIGGVFGVGFLREWLHLNEVGRTIEDDKQAIIDERINLNAYSAELKTLEAKDAKNQEDYERIVELYKFIADETKQIKFAKKSIKRTKKVEFVKREAIKKIITAWLVTVPAAAILSGLLYFMIKGIML, encoded by the coding sequence ATGGAAATTCAAACTATAAAAAAGCTTGAAAAAGAGGCGCTTAAAAAAAGTGGAACAGATTTCACAAGACTAGGTTTCGCACTTTTTTTTATGATTGGCGTTTTGACATTTAGTTTTTTAAGCAATGGTGGAATTTCAAACAATATGTTCCTAGCTGTTGCTGCACTAATTGGCGCATATATGGCAATGAACATTGGTGCTAATGATGTGGCAAACAATGTGGGTCCTGCTGTTGGCTCAAAAGCACTAACTCTAACAACGGCAATCATAATCGCAGCAGTTTTTGAAGCTTCAGGTGCGCTTATAGCTGGTGGAGAAGTTGTAAAAACTATTAAAAAAGGCATTATTGACATTTCTGCTTTTGGTGGAAATGCAGATCCTTTTATATGGGCTATGATGGCAGCACTTTTAGCAGCTGCCTTATGGCTTAACTTTGCCACTATGATGCGTGCTCCAGTCTCTACTACTCACTCAATTGTTGGTGGTGTTATGGGTGCAGGTATAGCTGCGGCAGGTTTTTCTATAGTTTCATGGACTACTATGGCAAAGATTGCAGCATCATGGGTTATTTCACCTGTGCTAGGTGGGATTATAGCTGCCGCTTTTCTTTTTGCAATTAAAAAATCAATTGTATTTAAAGATGACAAAGTAAAAGCCGCTAAACAATATGTACCAATATTTGTCTCTATTATGTCTTGGGCATTTGTTACCTATATAACCCTAAAAGGTCTTACAAAAGTATGGCCGCAAGTTGTTGAAATACTAAATATCCTACCTTTTGTTTCCATTGAAATGTCAGAGCATCCAGCCTTTTCAACAGCTTTTACTCTTGGTTTAGTTGCTGCTGTATTAGTCTACTTTTTAGTAAAAAGCAAGGTTTCTTCAAACACTACAACACTTGAAAACACTAAAGACTCTGTAAATACTTTATTTACTATTCCTCTTATATTTGCAGCGGCTCTGCTTAGTTTTGCTCATGGAGCAAATGATGTTGCAAATGCTATTGGACCTTTAGCTGCAATTAACGATGCAGTAGTAAATGGAGGCATCTCATCTAGTTCGTCTATTCCTTTATGGGTAATGAGTGTAGGAGCATTAGGTATTGCTTTAGGTTTGGCTCTTTATGGTCCAAAGCTTATTAAAACTGTTGGAAGTGAGATAACAGAACTAGATCAAATAAGAGCATTTTCAATCGCAATGGCAGCGTCTATTACAGTTATTATTGCTTCACAACTTGGTCTTCCTGTAAGTTCAACTCACATTGCGATTGGTGGTGTTTTTGGTGTTGGTTTCTTGAGAGAGTGGCTACACTTAAATGAAGTTGGCAGAACTATTGAAGACGATAAACAAGCGATTATTGATGAAAGAATAAATCTTAATGCATACAGTGCTGAACTTAAAACGCTAGAAGCAAAAGATGCAAAAAATCAAGAGGATTATGAAAGAATTGTTGAACTATATAAATTTATAGCAGATGAAACAAAGCAGATTAAATTCGCTAAAAAAAGCATCAAAAGAACTAAAAAAGTTGAATTTGTAAAAAGAGAAGCAATCAAAAAAATTATTACCGCATGGCTTGTTACTGTCCCTGCGGCAGCTATATTATCAGGGCTTTTATATTTTATGATAAAAGGAATTATGCTTTAG
- a CDS encoding diguanylate cyclase: MKFPNICDIATTKIVSIDIKKTFNDAINKMFENEHRNIIVVDLNNFYIINIIDILNIQSKYVDVNMPLSELHLSKIPTIRKDKNILDTLEYLNNSMEYICVVNDDNSLYGLVTHTDITSNIDPETLMDNYRLQDFLKLGRRMKWVNKNEKISSLLKDMIDNFYDNVIVVQDMKPIGIFTTKDIMKLIKNKVNLDVEIQEHMSSPVESIHKNSSIREALTFIKNKNFKRAIVVDDNGYLSGIISQKELISLTYSKWAILMKEYQDELSEINLMLQNKNIEYENIASTDALTGLYNRHKFSQLYNSSYKSMIQRHNNMSLIILDIDYFKKVNDTFGHNAGDKTLVQVAHVLLKTLRNVDVVCRWGGEEFLVLLPTVDIKQACLIANKLRKIIEESDIDIVGNITASFGVAQIREGEDMQDAISRADKSLYLAKDAGRNCVKCEMFV; encoded by the coding sequence ATGAAGTTTCCAAATATTTGTGATATTGCTACTACCAAAATTGTCTCTATAGATATCAAAAAAACTTTTAATGATGCTATAAATAAAATGTTTGAAAATGAACATAGAAATATAATTGTAGTAGATCTCAATAACTTTTATATCATTAATATTATTGATATACTAAATATTCAATCTAAATATGTTGATGTAAATATGCCGCTTAGTGAGTTGCATCTTTCAAAAATCCCAACTATAAGAAAAGATAAAAATATTTTAGATACTCTTGAGTATTTAAATAACTCTATGGAATATATTTGTGTAGTAAATGATGATAATTCACTTTATGGACTTGTTACACACACTGACATAACAAGCAATATAGATCCAGAAACACTAATGGATAACTATCGTTTGCAAGATTTTTTAAAACTTGGACGTAGAATGAAGTGGGTTAATAAAAATGAAAAAATTTCTTCTTTGCTTAAAGATATGATAGATAATTTTTATGATAATGTTATAGTGGTTCAAGATATGAAGCCTATAGGTATTTTTACTACAAAAGATATTATGAAATTGATTAAAAATAAAGTTAATCTTGATGTAGAGATACAAGAACATATGTCATCTCCAGTAGAATCTATACATAAAAACTCTTCTATTAGAGAGGCTCTCACTTTTATTAAAAATAAAAATTTTAAAAGAGCTATTGTGGTTGATGATAATGGATATTTATCTGGCATAATTTCTCAAAAAGAGTTGATTTCTCTTACTTATTCTAAGTGGGCTATTTTGATGAAAGAGTATCAAGATGAATTAAGTGAAATTAATTTAATGTTACAAAATAAAAATATTGAGTATGAAAATATAGCTTCAACAGATGCTCTAACAGGTTTATACAATAGACATAAATTTTCTCAACTATATAATTCATCATATAAATCAATGATTCAAAGACATAATAATATGTCATTAATTATTTTAGATATAGATTATTTTAAAAAAGTAAATGATACTTTTGGACATAATGCAGGAGATAAAACTCTAGTTCAAGTTGCTCATGTACTTTTAAAAACTCTTAGAAACGTTGATGTAGTATGCAGATGGGGTGGTGAGGAGTTTTTAGTCTTACTTCCAACTGTAGATATAAAACAAGCCTGTTTAATTGCAAATAAACTAAGAAAAATTATCGAAGAGTCAGATATAGATATAGTTGGAAATATCACAGCAAGTTTTGGTGTAGCACAAATAAGAGAAGGTGAAGATATGCAAGATGCTATAAGTAGAGCGGACAAATCTTTATATCTAGCAAAAGACGCAGGTAGAAATTGCGTCAAATGCGAGATGTTTGTCTAA
- the folP gene encoding dihydropteroate synthase, which translates to MQIEKLSNNIDAVKYLKELGVDGGGVNILASKISHHIIYIRNLHVGAANILKQDALSIGADLAVPRGTILAITPSVNCILIATSKQLQALSKKELAQPFGLRELAGKLSDILKVKKSASVEIMGVINANDDSFFSQSRFFGNQAIEKIETMIKDGADIIDIGGVSSAPNSKSVDAKEELQRVKPILQIIKEQKLYERVKFSIDSYEPLVVKEALDSGFKIVNDITGLADDNLCKLVAQYDAHAIIMHMQGTPQTMQLNPNYEHLLCDIYDFFEHRIQKAESFGVKEISLDVGIGFGKSLKDNLKLIKHLEHFLTLKRSLLVGASRKSMIDAISTSSPKDRLAGTLALHLEAIRNGASIVRVHDVAEHIQAIKIQTALDAI; encoded by the coding sequence ATGCAAATTGAAAAATTATCAAATAACATAGATGCAGTAAAATATTTAAAAGAGTTGGGTGTTGATGGAGGCGGAGTTAATATTTTGGCTTCAAAAATATCTCATCATATTATCTATATAAGAAATTTGCATGTTGGTGCTGCAAATATTTTAAAACAAGATGCTCTATCAATAGGTGCAGATTTAGCTGTTCCTAGAGGGACGATTTTAGCAATTACACCTAGTGTTAACTGCATTTTGATAGCTACTTCAAAACAGCTACAAGCTTTAAGTAAAAAAGAGTTGGCTCAACCTTTTGGACTTAGAGAATTAGCAGGTAAATTATCAGATATTTTAAAAGTCAAAAAAAGTGCATCTGTAGAAATCATGGGTGTTATAAACGCAAATGATGATAGTTTTTTCTCACAAAGTAGATTTTTTGGAAATCAGGCTATTGAAAAAATTGAGACAATGATAAAAGATGGCGCAGATATTATCGATATTGGCGGAGTCTCATCAGCACCTAATTCAAAGAGCGTAGATGCTAAAGAAGAATTGCAAAGAGTAAAACCTATACTTCAAATAATTAAAGAACAAAAACTATATGAGAGAGTTAAATTTAGCATCGATAGTTACGAACCTCTAGTTGTTAAAGAGGCGTTAGATAGTGGTTTTAAAATAGTTAATGATATTACAGGTTTAGCAGATGATAATCTATGCAAACTTGTTGCTCAATATGATGCCCATGCTATAATTATGCATATGCAGGGAACTCCACAAACGATGCAATTAAATCCAAACTATGAGCATCTTCTTTGTGATATATATGATTTTTTTGAACATAGAATACAAAAAGCTGAAAGTTTTGGTGTAAAAGAGATTAGTTTGGATGTAGGGATAGGGTTTGGAAAAAGTCTTAAAGACAACTTGAAACTTATCAAGCATTTAGAACATTTTTTAACTTTAAAAAGATCTCTTTTAGTAGGAGCATCTAGGAAGTCGATGATAGATGCCATATCGACATCATCACCCAAAGATAGGCTAGCAGGTACATTAGCTTTGCATCTAGAAGCTATAAGAAATGGTGCATCTATAGTCCGCGTGCATGATGTAGCTGAGCATATTCAAGCCATTAAAATACAAACAGCACTAGATGCTATATAA
- a CDS encoding DNA polymerase III subunit delta' has protein sequence MSNHDEIKGHILISSNIESEVQRLKLELKPHRVVDFVQEKFLIEHAKAVVAEAYISESQTKYIILGALEFHPVSQNSLLKVFEEPPKNIEFIIITPTKSNLLPTVRSRLPIQKGQVSHISPECEIDLAKLNYDAVFAFLKTNARVTKNEAKAIVEALYHRATVVDMLILSKAQLENFDKAYRLIELNSRPQSVLALILMGFIDAN, from the coding sequence ATGTCCAATCACGATGAGATAAAAGGTCACATCCTTATATCTAGTAATATAGAATCTGAAGTTCAAAGACTAAAATTAGAACTTAAACCTCACAGAGTAGTAGATTTTGTTCAAGAGAAGTTTCTTATAGAACATGCAAAAGCTGTTGTAGCAGAAGCTTATATTAGTGAGTCTCAAACTAAGTATATTATACTAGGTGCATTAGAATTTCATCCAGTTTCTCAAAACTCACTTTTAAAAGTTTTTGAAGAGCCTCCAAAAAATATAGAATTTATAATCATAACTCCAACAAAATCAAATCTACTTCCAACTGTTCGTTCAAGATTACCTATACAAAAAGGTCAAGTTTCACATATCTCTCCTGAGTGTGAAATTGATCTTGCAAAGTTAAATTATGATGCTGTTTTTGCCTTTTTAAAAACAAATGCACGAGTTACAAAAAATGAAGCAAAAGCTATTGTCGAAGCGCTTTATCATAGAGCTACTGTTGTTGATATGCTTATACTCTCAAAAGCTCAACTTGAAAATTTTGATAAAGCTTATAGACTTATAGAGTTAAACTCAAGACCACAAAGTGTTTTAGCTCTTATTCTTATGGGATTTATAGATGCAAATTGA
- a CDS encoding HobA family DNA replication regulator, with protein sequence MLDFAQWSLDAIREDGAFLSWLEEQRFDWTNPLSLALEQIVSGKTIILITDEKRKWFERYILGSINSMSLDRPLLPIVSMDSLYVHYKSVSGGEMIDVVEDMISLSYKDDYFFWYIGKGDDKRSDIAKRKDNSYFWIFDEEFHNGFTLKSYDPMIDIKLLQLYKLFDASLNATIFGEVDVQSR encoded by the coding sequence GTGTTAGATTTTGCACAGTGGAGCTTAGATGCTATTAGAGAAGATGGAGCATTTCTTAGTTGGCTTGAAGAGCAAAGATTTGACTGGACAAACCCTCTATCTTTAGCACTAGAGCAAATTGTATCAGGAAAAACAATTATTCTTATTACAGATGAGAAAAGAAAGTGGTTTGAGAGATATATTTTAGGTTCTATTAATTCAATGAGCCTTGATAGACCACTTCTTCCTATTGTAAGTATGGATAGTCTTTATGTGCACTATAAAAGTGTAAGCGGTGGAGAGATGATAGACGTTGTAGAAGATATGATATCTCTATCTTATAAAGATGATTATTTTTTTTGGTATATAGGAAAAGGTGATGATAAACGTTCAGATATTGCTAAAAGAAAAGACAATAGCTACTTTTGGATATTTGATGAAGAATTTCACAACGGTTTTACGTTAAAATCTTATGATCCTATGATAGATATAAAGCTTTTACAACTCTATAAACTCTTTGATGCATCTCTTAATGCTACAATATTTGGGGAAGTGGATGTCCAATCACGATGA
- a CDS encoding aspartate kinase, with protein MLIVQKFGGTSVGDIERIQNVANRVSQTKKAGNDVVVVVSAMSGETNKLVAYAEQFSSNPVRSEMDMLLSSGERVTASLLSIALNEMGFPAVSMTGRKAGIVTDTLHTKARIEEINPTTMNEALKEGKIIVVAGFQGVSPDGNVTTLGRGGSDLSAVAIAGAIKADLCEIYTDVSGIYTTDPRIEPKARKLDKISYDEMLELASLGAKVLQNRSVELAKKLNVNLVTRTSFSNEEGTLITKEENIMEKPLVSGIALDKNQARISLMGVVDRPGIASEIFNKLAKSDVNVDMIIQNKAHDGNTNIDFTVAKGDLHDAKKVVDQFVQNGDIKADSYNEGICKVSIVGVGMKSHTGVAAKAFTTMAQNNININMISTSEIKVSMVIDEEFAEIAVRGLHDAYELDK; from the coding sequence ATGTTAATAGTACAAAAATTTGGTGGAACAAGTGTTGGTGATATAGAACGTATTCAAAATGTAGCTAATCGTGTCAGTCAAACAAAAAAAGCGGGAAATGATGTAGTTGTTGTAGTATCAGCTATGAGTGGTGAGACAAACAAATTAGTAGCTTATGCTGAGCAATTTTCTTCTAATCCTGTTAGATCTGAAATGGATATGCTTTTGAGTTCAGGGGAGAGGGTAACAGCTTCTCTTTTATCAATTGCTCTAAATGAGATGGGATTTCCTGCTGTTTCTATGACTGGTAGAAAGGCTGGGATTGTAACAGATACTTTGCATACAAAAGCAAGGATAGAAGAGATAAATCCAACAACAATGAATGAAGCTTTAAAAGAGGGAAAAATCATTGTTGTTGCAGGTTTTCAGGGAGTTTCTCCTGATGGAAATGTTACTACACTTGGTCGTGGCGGAAGTGATCTTAGTGCTGTAGCTATTGCTGGAGCTATAAAAGCTGATTTGTGTGAGATATATACTGATGTTAGTGGCATCTATACAACTGATCCTCGCATCGAGCCAAAAGCTAGAAAGCTTGATAAAATATCTTATGATGAGATGCTAGAACTTGCATCTTTGGGTGCAAAAGTACTTCAAAATCGCTCAGTAGAACTAGCTAAAAAATTAAATGTAAATTTAGTAACAAGAACAAGTTTCTCAAATGAAGAGGGAACATTAATAACAAAGGAAGAAAACATCATGGAAAAACCATTAGTAAGCGGAATAGCTTTAGATAAAAATCAAGCACGTATCTCTTTAATGGGTGTAGTAGATAGACCTGGAATAGCATCTGAGATATTTAATAAACTAGCTAAAAGTGATGTAAATGTTGATATGATAATTCAAAATAAAGCACATGATGGAAATACTAACATAGACTTTACTGTAGCTAAAGGTGATCTCCATGATGCAAAAAAAGTAGTTGATCAATTTGTTCAAAATGGTGACATCAAAGCAGATTCTTACAATGAAGGTATTTGCAAAGTTTCTATTGTTGGCGTTGGAATGAAATCACATACTGGCGTAGCTGCAAAAGCATTTACAACTATGGCACAAAACAATATCAATATAAACATGATATCAACTTCAGAAATTAAAGTTTCTATGGTTATAGATGAAGAGTTCGCTGAAATCGCAGTTAGAGGACTTCACGATGCTTATGAGTTAGATAAATAA
- a CDS encoding RNA pyrophosphohydrolase — protein MNKKDLYRPNVAMIIVSNNYPKKKEIFIAQRNDLSDIWQFPQGGIDKGEDAYEALYRELKEEIGTKKVKVISEYPKWISYDFPTKIAKKMKPYKGQKQKYFLVKLKKSAKININTKHPEFSDYKFVGVDEALNLSASFKQEVYKTVIKHFKNEGYL, from the coding sequence ATGAATAAAAAAGATTTGTATCGTCCTAACGTAGCGATGATTATTGTATCAAATAATTATCCTAAGAAAAAAGAGATTTTTATAGCGCAGAGAAATGACTTAAGTGATATATGGCAGTTTCCTCAAGGTGGAATTGATAAAGGTGAGGATGCTTATGAAGCCCTTTATCGTGAACTTAAAGAGGAAATAGGCACTAAAAAAGTTAAAGTCATTAGCGAATATCCAAAGTGGATTTCATATGATTTTCCTACTAAGATAGCTAAAAAGATGAAGCCTTATAAGGGACAAAAACAGAAATATTTTTTAGTAAAATTAAAAAAGAGCGCAAAAATAAATATAAATACAAAGCATCCTGAATTTAGTGATTATAAATTTGTTGGAGTTGATGAAGCTTTAAATCTTAGTGCATCTTTTAAACAAGAAGTTTATAAGACGGTAATTAAACACTTTAAAAATGAAGGTTATCTTTAA